A part of Paenibacillus donghaensis genomic DNA contains:
- a CDS encoding ABC transporter ATP-binding protein, producing the protein MNPPVLEAKQLNKTYRMKNGTPFAAVKNVSFSLMKGETLGIVGESGSGKTTVAKMIAGMIPVTSGDIAMDGKLLSAGAKRPLAAKRHIQYIFQDPVSSLNPRLKVWDILAEPLKLYFKLPQQEVDSRVDQLLRDVGLPNHYKLSYPRELSGGQCQRVGIARALAAEPSIIVCDEPTSALDMTIQSQILDLLKELQQRRGISYLFIAHGLEVIYSISQRVMVMRQGEVVETGLTQAIFADPQHAYTQSLIQAIPRIDIPYFE; encoded by the coding sequence AAGCAGCTGAACAAGACCTATCGCATGAAAAACGGTACTCCCTTCGCTGCCGTCAAAAACGTCTCCTTCTCCTTAATGAAAGGGGAGACGCTAGGCATTGTTGGGGAATCCGGCAGCGGCAAAACCACAGTAGCCAAGATGATTGCCGGCATGATCCCGGTGACTTCCGGCGACATTGCCATGGATGGCAAGCTGCTGAGTGCCGGCGCGAAACGGCCGCTTGCGGCGAAGCGGCACATTCAGTATATTTTTCAGGACCCGGTCTCGTCGCTGAATCCTCGGCTTAAGGTCTGGGATATATTGGCCGAGCCGTTGAAGCTATATTTCAAGCTGCCGCAGCAAGAAGTAGACTCACGCGTCGATCAGCTGCTTAGGGATGTTGGCTTGCCGAACCATTATAAGCTGAGCTATCCGCGCGAGCTGTCGGGAGGGCAATGCCAGCGGGTGGGGATTGCCCGGGCTTTGGCGGCTGAGCCGTCCATTATCGTCTGTGATGAACCTACCTCGGCACTGGACATGACCATACAGTCGCAAATCCTCGATTTGCTGAAAGAGCTGCAGCAGCGCCGTGGAATATCCTATTTGTTCATTGCCCACGGGCTTGAGGTGATTTATAGCATCTCCCAGCGGGTGATGGTCATGAGGCAAGGCGAAGTGGTGGAGACTGGCCTTACCCAGGCGATATTTGCTGATCCGCAGCATGCGTATACCCAATCGCTGATTCAGGCGATTCCGAGAATCGATATTCCTTATTTCGAATAG
- a CDS encoding sugar-binding transcriptional regulator, producing the protein MDIEKQRLSIEAARLYYQSDLGQQEIALKLGVSRPTVSRLLQHAKDQGYVKISIVDPSEDLDILARELKQRYRLDTVQLCYSPQNDYEEIKKHISKQAAEYIHDIAQDGDIIGVTWGTTMHAVALQLESKPLRGVEVVQLKGGVSHSQVNTYAAEIVNLVAGAFHTQARYLPLPVVFDNVQVKQMVEQDRHIARIIELGRQANIAVFTVGTVKEDALLFRLGYFTQEEQQLLSRSGAGDICSRFFDAAGKICSQEINGRTVGIDLGELRKKEKSILVAGGQRKIEAIQAALAGRYANILITDQYTAQALLR; encoded by the coding sequence ATGGATATCGAGAAACAGCGCCTCAGTATTGAAGCAGCAAGGTTATATTATCAGTCGGATCTCGGCCAGCAGGAGATTGCGCTTAAGCTGGGCGTATCACGGCCTACCGTTTCGCGGCTCCTGCAGCATGCCAAGGACCAGGGTTATGTGAAGATCAGTATTGTTGATCCTTCCGAAGATCTGGATATTCTCGCCAGAGAACTAAAGCAGAGATATCGGCTCGACACGGTCCAGCTATGCTACTCCCCGCAGAATGACTATGAAGAGATCAAGAAGCATATCAGTAAGCAAGCGGCCGAATATATTCATGATATTGCTCAGGACGGGGATATTATTGGGGTGACCTGGGGAACCACCATGCATGCCGTAGCGCTTCAGCTTGAGTCCAAGCCGCTGCGGGGCGTGGAAGTTGTGCAGCTCAAGGGCGGCGTGAGTCATTCGCAGGTAAATACCTATGCGGCTGAGATCGTGAATCTGGTCGCAGGGGCTTTTCATACTCAGGCGCGTTATTTGCCGCTGCCCGTTGTTTTCGATAATGTGCAGGTGAAGCAAATGGTTGAACAGGATCGTCACATTGCGCGGATAATTGAGCTGGGCAGACAAGCTAATATTGCGGTCTTCACCGTAGGAACGGTAAAAGAGGACGCGCTGCTGTTCCGGCTGGGTTATTTCACGCAGGAGGAACAGCAGCTGCTCTCCCGCAGCGGGGCCGGGGATATCTGTTCCCGCTTCTTCGATGCGGCAGGGAAGATCTGCAGTCAAGAAATTAACGGTCGGACAGTTGGCATAGATCTAGGAGAGCTGCGTAAGAAGGAGAAATCTATTCTCGTAGCTGGAGGACAACGCAAGATCGAGGCAATTCAGGCTGCGCTTGCCGGGCGATACGCCAATATTCTGATCACGGATCAATATACGGCTCAGGCATTACTGAGGTAG
- the deoC gene encoding deoxyribose-phosphate aldolase, with translation MSNLAGMIDHTLLRADATRAEISQLIEEAKQYKFASVCVNPTWVSYAAKQLADSEVKVCTVIGFPLGASTSATKAFETKDAIAGGAGEVDMVINIGALKDGELDTVEQDIRAVVEAAAGQATVKVIIETCLLTDEQKQTVSALAAKAGADFVKTSTGFSTGGATADDVALMRKTVGDKLGVKASGGIRSREDMEQMITAGASRIGASSGVKIMQGEQSSSSY, from the coding sequence ATGTCGAATTTAGCTGGAATGATTGACCATACACTGCTGCGTGCAGATGCAACCCGAGCAGAAATCAGCCAATTGATTGAGGAAGCGAAGCAATATAAATTTGCTTCCGTCTGTGTCAATCCGACATGGGTATCCTACGCGGCCAAACAGCTGGCCGACAGTGAGGTGAAGGTATGTACAGTGATTGGTTTCCCGCTGGGAGCAAGCACAAGTGCGACCAAAGCATTTGAAACCAAGGATGCCATTGCAGGCGGAGCTGGAGAAGTAGATATGGTGATCAACATTGGCGCTCTGAAGGATGGGGAGCTTGATACAGTGGAACAAGATATCCGTGCAGTCGTGGAAGCGGCGGCCGGCCAGGCAACGGTCAAGGTGATTATTGAAACCTGCCTGCTGACCGATGAGCAGAAACAGACCGTCAGTGCCTTGGCTGCCAAGGCCGGTGCGGACTTCGTGAAGACCTCTACTGGGTTCTCCACAGGCGGAGCAACAGCAGATGATGTAGCGCTAATGCGCAAGACTGTAGGCGATAAGCTTGGTGTGAAGGCTTCCGGGGGCATCCGCAGCCGCGAAGATATGGAGCAGATGATCACTGCAGGGGCATCGCGGATTGGCGCCAGCTCCGGTGTGAAGATTATGCAAGGCGAGCAGTCTTCGTCTTCCTATTAA
- the tnpA gene encoding IS200/IS605 family transposase: MDNYRRTNTTVSLINYHFVFCPRYRKKIFLKFDVESRFKELIKDVCDDLKIEIIAIETDQDHAHLFLNALPTFSPADIMAKIKGVTSKRLREEFKHLAHLPSLWTRSYFVSTAGNVSSETIKRYVEQQKTRG, encoded by the coding sequence ATGGATAATTATAGAAGAACCAACACAACCGTATCGCTAATCAATTATCACTTTGTTTTTTGTCCACGATATCGAAAGAAAATCTTTCTTAAATTTGATGTTGAAAGTAGATTTAAGGAGTTGATTAAAGATGTTTGTGATGATTTGAAAATAGAGATTATCGCAATCGAAACAGATCAAGATCACGCACATCTATTTTTGAATGCTTTGCCGACATTTAGTCCTGCTGATATTATGGCAAAAATTAAAGGAGTCACATCTAAACGACTGAGAGAGGAGTTTAAACATTTAGCTCATTTGCCTTCACTTTGGACACGTTCATACTTTGTAAGTACCGCAGGAAATGTGTCTAGTGAAACGATTAAAAGATATGTTGAACAACAAAAAACAAGGGGGTGA
- a CDS encoding RNA-guided endonuclease InsQ/TnpB family protein translates to MQSVTIKIRFFPSNSIELKLLSREYIRAINSLTEQAEKEGSFPKLTTKDVEAKLPSAVLNQAIRDAKSVFKKTKKEMKRPILKKPTYYINNQNYSIGHSSIAFPIIVDNKVKKTIFPAVLTERDKQFLQNAKCGLMRIVEKSGKWFAQVSLEIPTETTTGEQAIGIDLGLKVPAVAVTSEGKTRFFGNGRENKYMKRKFRSERKGLGKKKKLRAIRKLDHKEQRWMKDKDHKVSRQVVNFAMENQVSVIRLEKLTNIRKTTRTSRKNEKNLHTWSFNRLAQFIEYKANMAGIKVEYVNPAYTSQKCPSCSTLNKAIDRKYSCPCGFHTHRDKVGAMNIIHAPVIGGNSQSA, encoded by the coding sequence ATGCAGTCCGTCACTATAAAGATAAGATTCTTTCCAAGTAACTCAATCGAATTAAAGTTATTAAGTAGAGAATATATTCGAGCTATTAATTCATTAACAGAACAAGCAGAAAAAGAAGGTTCATTCCCCAAACTCACAACGAAAGATGTAGAAGCTAAACTCCCTTCTGCTGTACTTAATCAAGCGATTCGTGATGCTAAAAGCGTATTTAAGAAAACGAAGAAGGAAATGAAGCGTCCAATATTAAAGAAACCAACCTACTATATCAACAACCAAAACTATTCCATTGGCCATTCCTCTATTGCTTTTCCTATCATCGTGGACAACAAAGTGAAAAAGACGATTTTTCCTGCTGTTTTAACAGAAAGAGATAAACAATTTCTTCAAAATGCAAAATGTGGTCTTATGAGAATCGTTGAGAAATCAGGAAAATGGTTTGCTCAAGTTTCACTTGAAATTCCTACAGAGACAACAACAGGCGAGCAGGCAATAGGCATTGATTTAGGATTAAAAGTCCCTGCTGTTGCTGTGACTAGCGAAGGAAAGACGAGATTTTTTGGAAATGGTAGAGAAAACAAATATATGAAACGCAAGTTCCGTAGTGAACGAAAAGGATTAGGAAAGAAGAAAAAGCTACGTGCTATTCGTAAACTGGATCATAAAGAACAAAGATGGATGAAAGATAAGGACCACAAAGTAAGTAGACAAGTTGTCAATTTTGCCATGGAGAATCAAGTGTCTGTCATTCGCTTAGAGAAGCTGACAAACATCAGAAAAACGACAAGAACAAGTCGTAAAAACGAAAAGAATTTGCACACATGGTCATTCAATCGCTTGGCACAATTCATTGAATACAAAGCAAATATGGCAGGGATCAAAGTGGAATATGTGAATCCTGCGTATACATCGCAAAAATGTCCATCTTGCTCTACGCTAAATAAAGCGATAGATAGAAAATATTCGTGTCCATGTGGGTTTCATACTCATCGTGATAAAGTCGGTGCAATGAATATTATTCACGCACCTGTGATTGGTGGTAATAGTCAATCAGCCTAA
- a CDS encoding CueP family metal-binding protein, with the protein MLKRTVLGRADGTAQSWGHTSIAEMHFDLITQESHCFSCGSVKSRELIVTGEDQKTTTYDLPKDDFFLSIAPYIEHTHPCATHSLTGCQGELADEEFSVTIDDSEGNTVMDTTLMKSQSNGFIDLWLPRDQTYRVTVEHEGRQSEAELSTFESDDTCVTTMQLS; encoded by the coding sequence ATGCTAAAACGCACTGTCTTAGGAAGGGCTGATGGCACAGCCCAATCTTGGGGTCATACTTCGATCGCAGAAATGCACTTCGACTTAATCACCCAAGAATCCCACTGCTTTAGCTGTGGGAGTGTCAAATCCAGGGAACTTATTGTGACTGGCGAGGATCAGAAAACCACAACTTACGATTTGCCTAAGGATGATTTTTTTCTGTCAATCGCGCCTTATATAGAGCATACGCATCCTTGCGCTACCCATAGCTTGACCGGCTGCCAAGGCGAGTTGGCAGATGAAGAATTTAGTGTGACAATTGACGACTCGGAAGGCAACACCGTTATGGATACAACCCTGATGAAATCACAGTCTAATGGATTTATTGACCTGTGGCTGCCGCGTGATCAGACCTATCGCGTAACTGTAGAACATGAGGGAAGACAATCGGAAGCCGAACTTTCGACGTTTGAGAGCGACGATACTTGTGTTACAACGATGCAGCTAAGTTAA
- a CDS encoding flavocytochrome c: protein MNKKLATALILVLSVMLVIAGCGNNNSNGNVSSNESKSKNKETTAATTSEAKETEAVSGASEASYTPYDQLKDKYDIIIVGAGGAGMTAALEAKANGMNPVILEKMPVAGGNTTKSSSGMNASETKFQKEQGIEDSNNLFYEESLKGGHDTNDKEMLRFFVDHSASAIDWLDTIGIRLNNITITGGMNEKRTHRPEDGSAVGQYLVTGLVKNVHEQDIPLFVNADVKEITEQDGKVNGVKVLFNQADEKVITASAVVVTTGGFGSNMDMITEVRPDLEGYVTTNQIGSTGDGIKMIEKLGGITVDMDQIQVHPTVQQEKSYLIGEAVRGEGSLLISSEGKRFTNELTTRDKVTAAINELPEKSAYLVFDSGVKSRVKAIEQYDKMGFVIQGDTIEALAKEMGVPEAQLKTTLDTWNSAVKNKQDAEFGRTTGMDNDLSQAPYYAIKIGPGIHYTMGGVKINTNTEVLTKDGAAIPGLFAAGEVTGGLHGQNRIGGNSVAEIIIFGRQAGVKAAEFVKAQ, encoded by the coding sequence ATGAACAAGAAACTAGCCACTGCGCTTATTCTCGTTCTCTCTGTCATGCTTGTTATCGCAGGTTGCGGAAACAATAACAGCAACGGCAACGTGAGCAGCAACGAGAGCAAGAGTAAGAACAAAGAGACAACAGCAGCTACTACGAGCGAGGCCAAAGAAACTGAAGCCGTTTCGGGAGCATCCGAAGCCAGCTACACGCCGTACGATCAATTGAAAGATAAATATGATATCATCATTGTTGGTGCGGGCGGCGCCGGAATGACTGCTGCACTCGAAGCCAAAGCAAACGGTATGAACCCCGTTATTCTGGAGAAGATGCCGGTTGCCGGCGGAAATACAACGAAATCCTCCTCGGGAATGAACGCTTCCGAGACCAAATTCCAGAAAGAGCAAGGTATTGAAGACAGCAATAATTTATTCTATGAAGAGTCATTAAAAGGCGGTCATGATACCAACGACAAAGAGATGCTTCGTTTCTTCGTTGACCATTCGGCAAGTGCTATTGATTGGCTGGATACGATCGGGATTCGCTTGAACAATATCACGATTACAGGCGGGATGAACGAGAAGCGCACCCACCGTCCTGAAGACGGCTCGGCCGTCGGACAATACCTTGTCACAGGGTTGGTCAAGAATGTTCATGAGCAAGACATCCCACTGTTTGTGAATGCAGATGTCAAAGAAATCACGGAACAGGACGGCAAGGTCAACGGCGTCAAAGTCCTCTTTAACCAGGCTGACGAGAAAGTAATTACAGCAAGTGCTGTCGTTGTGACCACCGGCGGTTTCGGCTCTAACATGGATATGATCACCGAAGTTCGACCTGATCTGGAAGGTTACGTGACCACGAACCAGATCGGCAGCACCGGAGACGGCATCAAAATGATTGAGAAGCTTGGCGGCATAACCGTTGATATGGATCAGATCCAGGTTCACCCGACGGTGCAGCAAGAGAAATCTTATCTTATTGGGGAAGCGGTTCGCGGAGAAGGGTCTCTACTGATCTCAAGCGAAGGCAAACGTTTCACTAATGAGCTGACTACCCGCGATAAAGTCACCGCTGCCATCAATGAGCTTCCTGAGAAATCAGCTTATCTGGTCTTTGATTCCGGGGTAAAGAGCCGGGTTAAAGCAATTGAGCAATATGACAAAATGGGATTCGTCATCCAAGGAGATACTATTGAAGCTCTGGCTAAAGAAATGGGTGTTCCGGAAGCTCAGCTGAAAACAACACTGGATACCTGGAACAGCGCAGTGAAGAACAAACAGGATGCCGAATTCGGCAGAACAACAGGCATGGACAACGACTTGTCCCAAGCTCCCTATTATGCCATCAAGATCGGCCCTGGGATTCACTACACAATGGGCGGCGTTAAGATTAATACCAACACCGAAGTATTAACCAAAGACGGCGCAGCTATTCCGGGCTTGTTCGCGGCAGGTGAAGTTACCGGCGGCTTGCACGGTCAGAACCGGATCGGCGGCAACTCGGTAGCAGAAATTATTATTTTCGGCCGTCAAGCCGGCGTGAAGGCTGCTGAATTCGTAAAAGCACAATAA
- a CDS encoding (2Fe-2S)-binding protein, giving the protein MCETDEMQWAERFFIHSEAVENAVVTLSLTELSLPANAEHLLITYAAMLGTDDKRLAAAFFCSWYAGICGAKHALLTAAHPMAHALCLSNMSVQLIRTEGFPMFSFHVHENRDDLCHKHGSVEELLDELGLFYKNDVRPIILALAEAAQVKAVMLWKQIYNQLYAYMEEDLENAAGHNSGLIIERFKSMTWELESEVFGLRSNPFRIIPKFRTDPNPPHRSISIKATCCLAYQLRADHGYCSSCPILCRLE; this is encoded by the coding sequence ATGTGCGAAACCGACGAGATGCAATGGGCAGAACGTTTTTTCATCCATTCGGAAGCTGTGGAGAATGCAGTGGTTACTTTATCGCTAACCGAATTAAGCCTGCCTGCAAATGCTGAGCATCTGCTAATAACCTATGCTGCCATGCTCGGAACAGATGACAAGCGTTTGGCAGCTGCCTTCTTTTGCAGCTGGTACGCCGGAATTTGCGGAGCCAAACATGCACTGCTCACGGCTGCACACCCGATGGCTCATGCCTTGTGCCTGAGCAACATGTCTGTACAGCTCATCCGCACTGAGGGGTTCCCCATGTTCTCCTTCCATGTCCATGAAAATCGGGACGATCTCTGCCACAAGCATGGTTCTGTGGAAGAATTGCTGGATGAGCTTGGTTTGTTCTATAAGAATGATGTGAGACCGATTATTCTTGCTCTTGCCGAAGCCGCACAGGTCAAGGCGGTTATGCTATGGAAACAAATTTACAATCAGCTATATGCCTATATGGAAGAGGATTTGGAGAACGCAGCAGGGCACAACAGCGGCCTTATCATAGAGCGGTTCAAATCTATGACCTGGGAACTTGAATCGGAGGTATTCGGACTTCGCAGCAATCCGTTCCGCATCATTCCTAAATTCAGAACGGACCCAAACCCTCCGCACCGCAGCATATCTATTAAGGCGACCTGCTGTCTGGCCTATCAGCTCAGAGCGGATCATGGATACTGCAGTAGCTGTCCTATACTCTGCCGGCTGGAGTGA
- a CDS encoding ABC transporter substrate-binding protein translates to MRQIRLGMALRMAVVLVLVLVMAGCSENSGQAKVPPTAEVDVRVVNSEKGEIKIPANPTKIVGLSVVYPEFLQALGVTPIAVQNYHADFPTYLQEPFKNTIKMSIAETPNFEMILAADPDLILAPVWWSDKDYDQLSKIAPTVLLPQRDDWRDELKDIGEVLGKQDIAEKVIQDLVAQEAEAKQKLDDLVGNETVMYMMVMPNSFILYGDQIDRGKFIHTTLGLEMIPNFPDKDPSLSISLEKLPEYNPDHLIIQLNDENNAEVKQTYEDMLDSPLWKNMNAVKKNQVYTMAGKDWFNLGMSPLANSYAINSVLKAFEGNSK, encoded by the coding sequence ATGAGACAGATAAGACTAGGAATGGCGTTGCGTATGGCTGTCGTGCTGGTGCTGGTATTGGTGATGGCCGGTTGCTCGGAGAACAGTGGACAAGCAAAGGTACCCCCCACAGCTGAAGTTGACGTTCGTGTAGTGAACAGTGAAAAAGGCGAGATTAAGATCCCCGCCAATCCAACCAAAATCGTCGGACTCTCCGTAGTCTATCCGGAGTTTCTGCAAGCATTAGGCGTTACACCCATAGCTGTGCAGAACTATCATGCGGATTTCCCTACCTATCTGCAAGAGCCGTTCAAGAACACAATCAAAATGAGTATTGCTGAAACCCCTAATTTTGAAATGATACTGGCCGCTGACCCTGATCTTATCCTCGCTCCAGTATGGTGGTCAGACAAGGACTACGATCAGTTATCCAAGATCGCACCGACGGTTCTGCTGCCGCAGCGCGATGACTGGCGCGATGAACTGAAGGATATAGGCGAGGTCCTGGGCAAGCAGGATATTGCAGAGAAGGTCATTCAAGATCTGGTTGCCCAGGAAGCTGAAGCCAAGCAGAAGCTTGATGACCTGGTTGGCAACGAAACCGTGATGTATATGATGGTTATGCCTAACAGCTTCATCCTCTACGGTGATCAGATCGATCGCGGAAAGTTTATTCATACCACGCTTGGGCTGGAGATGATTCCGAACTTCCCTGATAAAGATCCATCATTATCCATATCACTTGAGAAATTGCCGGAGTATAATCCCGACCACCTCATTATTCAGCTGAATGATGAGAACAACGCTGAAGTTAAGCAAACCTATGAAGATATGCTGGATAGCCCTCTTTGGAAGAACATGAATGCGGTCAAGAAGAATCAGGTGTACACGATGGCCGGCAAGGATTGGTTTAACCTTGGCATGTCACCGCTGGCGAACAGCTATGCGATTAATTCGGTTCTTAAAGCCTTTGAAGGCAACTCGAAATAA
- a CDS encoding helix-turn-helix domain-containing protein: MYGKDGVPPAGTYEQLDQMWFRLRSIEQNNSPKGEWSLRLQFLESHMLLIPVFGRGWITVDGKYFELRAGFVFVCLPGQLVEAHLEGSGDQRLYILRFDVFEQHGMPERQERISSSDLHMHFPLKGEAAIASTITFSKHCEAIASSMGSTNPLQRLRAHSGFYELLYSLLSDASQLQLSDAEAVLERVKTYIEQHYREDLSIQLLASEAGISARHFIRLFKQKYGLSAIEYLTEYRIRQARSLMLPQTNYELKDIAAYVGYKDIPYFRRKFKQITGVAPATFMRNAKLKIAAYHGSLIGALLTLNIIPCAAPADHPWTEYYRRKYESGAVLPLAPDHDIRIQQIVSLHPDFILGLEQSLSPDIQQQLQEIAPTHLVPWLRMDWRMQLRFIGECLNKSKETAAWLDKYERKAQAVRAGLDHELAKDKLLIARISGQKITVLSNRSLGEVLYDDLHLLPASVVNRNLSHQTLTLEELGSTDADRLLFIVDEDAHSQAVWSELRDKESWKNPDPAGNSRVDHLPPFPWTEYTSFTQELILDLTLRLWRKST, from the coding sequence ATGTACGGTAAGGATGGCGTCCCGCCTGCGGGAACATACGAACAGCTTGATCAGATGTGGTTCAGGCTTAGAAGCATCGAACAGAACAACAGCCCCAAGGGAGAGTGGTCACTGCGGCTGCAATTCCTTGAATCGCATATGCTCCTTATTCCGGTATTCGGCCGGGGTTGGATAACGGTAGATGGCAAGTATTTTGAACTCAGAGCGGGATTTGTGTTTGTTTGCCTGCCCGGGCAATTGGTTGAAGCCCATTTGGAGGGTTCAGGAGACCAGAGATTATACATTCTGCGGTTTGATGTATTTGAGCAGCATGGCATGCCTGAACGTCAGGAACGGATAAGCTCATCGGATCTTCATATGCATTTCCCTCTGAAAGGAGAAGCAGCCATAGCTTCAACTATCACATTTAGCAAACACTGTGAGGCCATCGCCAGTTCCATGGGAAGCACGAACCCCTTGCAGCGGCTGCGTGCCCATAGCGGATTCTATGAGCTGCTGTATAGTCTGCTGAGCGATGCCAGCCAGCTGCAGCTGAGCGATGCCGAGGCTGTTTTGGAACGGGTCAAGACTTATATAGAGCAACATTATCGCGAAGATCTCTCCATCCAACTGCTGGCCAGCGAAGCAGGAATTAGTGCAAGGCATTTCATCAGACTGTTCAAGCAAAAATATGGTCTCAGTGCTATTGAATACCTGACCGAATACCGGATCAGACAAGCAAGGAGCCTTATGCTGCCTCAAACAAATTATGAGCTGAAAGATATTGCTGCTTATGTCGGTTACAAGGACATACCCTATTTCCGGCGCAAATTCAAGCAAATTACCGGTGTAGCTCCGGCAACATTCATGAGAAATGCCAAGCTGAAAATTGCCGCTTACCACGGCAGCCTGATTGGGGCACTGCTTACCCTGAATATTATTCCCTGCGCAGCTCCAGCTGACCATCCTTGGACTGAATATTACCGCCGTAAATATGAGTCTGGTGCGGTACTGCCGCTTGCCCCAGATCATGATATCAGAATACAGCAGATTGTCTCCCTCCATCCTGATTTCATTCTGGGGCTGGAGCAATCGCTAAGCCCGGACATACAGCAGCAGCTTCAAGAGATTGCACCCACTCATCTCGTGCCCTGGTTACGAATGGATTGGCGGATGCAATTAAGATTCATCGGAGAATGCCTCAACAAGTCGAAGGAAACGGCGGCATGGTTGGACAAATATGAGCGCAAAGCCCAGGCCGTCCGGGCGGGCTTAGATCACGAACTCGCCAAGGACAAGCTTCTCATTGCCCGAATATCCGGACAGAAGATTACGGTGTTGTCTAATCGAAGCTTGGGCGAAGTTCTCTACGATGATCTGCATCTACTCCCGGCGTCCGTTGTTAATCGTAATCTTAGCCATCAGACGTTGACGCTGGAAGAGTTGGGGTCTACGGATGCGGACAGGCTTCTGTTCATTGTGGATGAGGATGCCCACTCTCAGGCCGTCTGGTCTGAGCTCAGAGACAAGGAGTCGTGGAAGAATCCTGATCCCGCCGGAAATTCGCGCGTTGACCACCTCCCTCCCTTCCCTTGGACAGAGTATACATCGTTCACACAGGAGCTGATTCTGGACCTGACATTGCGTCTTTGGCGTAAAAGCACATAA
- a CDS encoding class I SAM-dependent methyltransferase: MKNKSLTALVSAFSRAYHAELNQLKIFDDSLARQLLTDEEYEGIAGNMSQGIAFFQPGFVGTQEQALRRVVDHQLSPSPLGRAAFAEQALEVATVHGARQYLIFAAGYDTFAYRQPEWASKLQIFEIDHPATADDKRRRVAALNLDQPSNLHYISADFSEPDWQSRMLDSHAFDLSVISFCSLLGISYYLPKDVFKSFLSAIAKLLPSGSSIVFDYPDEHTFTPQAGERTQKQVMMTARAGEPMQASYSYAELEHMLEDVNLLIYQHLTPAQITGQLFQAYNDSQPGQPITAFDNVNYCLAVKR, from the coding sequence ATGAAAAATAAGAGTTTAACTGCACTCGTCAGCGCGTTCTCCAGAGCGTATCACGCGGAGCTTAATCAGCTCAAGATTTTTGATGATTCACTTGCCAGACAACTGTTAACCGATGAGGAATACGAGGGTATTGCCGGCAACATGTCACAAGGGATTGCTTTTTTCCAGCCGGGATTTGTAGGCACACAGGAGCAGGCGCTGCGCAGAGTCGTTGACCACCAGCTGTCCCCATCACCGCTTGGCAGGGCTGCATTCGCCGAACAGGCCCTTGAGGTCGCCACTGTGCACGGTGCAAGGCAATATCTTATATTTGCCGCAGGGTACGATACCTTCGCTTACCGGCAGCCGGAGTGGGCATCGAAGCTGCAAATTTTTGAAATTGATCATCCTGCCACAGCAGATGACAAACGCAGACGCGTAGCGGCTCTGAACTTGGATCAGCCGTCGAATCTGCATTACATTTCAGCGGACTTTAGCGAACCGGACTGGCAGAGCCGGATGCTGGACAGCCATGCTTTTGACTTGAGTGTAATCAGCTTCTGCAGCCTGCTGGGTATCAGCTACTATTTGCCCAAAGATGTGTTTAAGTCGTTCTTGTCAGCCATTGCGAAGTTGCTCCCAAGCGGCAGCAGTATTGTCTTCGATTATCCTGATGAGCATACATTCACTCCACAAGCGGGGGAACGCACGCAGAAGCAGGTGATGATGACCGCGCGCGCAGGTGAGCCGATGCAGGCAAGCTATTCCTATGCGGAGCTGGAACACATGCTGGAAGACGTCAACTTATTGATCTATCAGCATTTGACACCAGCCCAAATTACCGGTCAGCTGTTTCAAGCCTACAATGACAGCCAGCCTGGCCAGCCCATCACAGCATTCGATAATGTGAATTATTGCTTGGCGGTTAAACGATAG